Proteins from a single region of Ochotona princeps isolate mOchPri1 chromosome 27, mOchPri1.hap1, whole genome shotgun sequence:
- the TWF1 gene encoding twinfilin-1 isoform X1, producing the protein MSHQTGIQASEDVKEMFARARNGKYRLLKISIENEQLVIGSSRQPSDSWDEDYDPFVLPLLEDKQPCYILFRLDSQNAQGYEWVFIAWSPDHSHVRQKMLYAATRATLKKEFGGGHIKDEVFGTVKEDVSLHGYKKYLISQSSPAPLTAAEEELRQIKIHEVQTDVGVDTKHQTLQGVAFPISREAYQALEKLNSRQLNYVQLEIDIKNEIIVLASTTNTELKDLPKRIPKDSARYHFFLYKHSHEGDYLESIVFIYSMPGYTCSIRERMLYSSCKSPLLEIVERQLQMDVIRKMEIDNGDELTGDFLYEEVHPKQHAHKQSFAKPKGPAGKRGIRRLIRGPAETEATAD; encoded by the exons ATGTCCCACCAGACCGGCATCCAAG CGAGTGAGGATGTTAAAGAGATGTTTGCCAGAGCCAGAAATGGCAAGTACAGACTTCTGAAGATCTCTATTGAGAATG AGCAGCTTGTGATCGGCTCATCTCGTCAGCCTTCAGACTCCTGGGACGAGGACTATGATCCGTTTGTCCTGCCCCTGTTGGAGGACAAGCAGCCGTGCTACATTCTCTTCAGGTTAGACTCCCAGAATGCCCAGGGATATGAGTGGGTATTCATCGCGTGGTCTCCAGATCATTCGCAT GTTCGTCAAAAAATGTTGTATGCAGCAACAAGAGCAACTCTGAAAAAGGAATTTGGAGGTGGCCACATCAAAGATGAAGTATTTGGGACAGTGAAG GAAGATGTATCCTTACATGGATATAAGAAATACTTGATATCACAGTCGTCTCCTGCCCCCCTGACTGCAGCTGAGGAAGAATTACGGCagatcaaaatccatgag GTGCAGACCGACGTGGGCGTGGACACCAAGCATCAGACACTGCAGGGAGTAGCGTTTCCTATTTCTCGAGAAGCCTATCAGGCTTTGGAGAAGCTGAACAGCAGGCAGCTCAACTATGTGCAGTTG GAAAtagatataaaaaatgaaattatagttTTGGCCAGCACAACAAACACGGAACTAAAGGATTTGCCAAAGAGGATTCCCAAGGATTCAGCACGCTACCATTTCTTTCTGTATAAACATTCTCACGAAGGGGACTATCTCGAGTCCATAG tttttatttactCAATGCCTGGATACACATGCAGTATAAGAGAACGGATGCTGTATTCCAGCTGCAAGAGCCCCCTGCTGGAGATTGTAGAAAGACAACTGCAAATGGATGTAATAAGAAAG ATGGAAATAGACAATGGGGATGAGCTGACTGGAGACTTCCTGTATGAAGAAGTGCACCCCAAGCAGCACGCGCACAAGCAGAGCTTTGCAAAGCCAAAAGGTCCTGCTGGAAAAAGAGGCATCCGAAGACTGATTCGGGGTCCAGCTGAAACTGAAGCCACTGCTGATTAA
- the TWF1 gene encoding twinfilin-1 isoform X2, with product MLYAATRATLKKEFGGGHIKDEVFGTVKEDVSLHGYKKYLISQSSPAPLTAAEEELRQIKIHEVQTDVGVDTKHQTLQGVAFPISREAYQALEKLNSRQLNYVQLEIDIKNEIIVLASTTNTELKDLPKRIPKDSARYHFFLYKHSHEGDYLESIVFIYSMPGYTCSIRERMLYSSCKSPLLEIVERQLQMDVIRKMEIDNGDELTGDFLYEEVHPKQHAHKQSFAKPKGPAGKRGIRRLIRGPAETEATAD from the exons ATGTTGTATGCAGCAACAAGAGCAACTCTGAAAAAGGAATTTGGAGGTGGCCACATCAAAGATGAAGTATTTGGGACAGTGAAG GAAGATGTATCCTTACATGGATATAAGAAATACTTGATATCACAGTCGTCTCCTGCCCCCCTGACTGCAGCTGAGGAAGAATTACGGCagatcaaaatccatgag GTGCAGACCGACGTGGGCGTGGACACCAAGCATCAGACACTGCAGGGAGTAGCGTTTCCTATTTCTCGAGAAGCCTATCAGGCTTTGGAGAAGCTGAACAGCAGGCAGCTCAACTATGTGCAGTTG GAAAtagatataaaaaatgaaattatagttTTGGCCAGCACAACAAACACGGAACTAAAGGATTTGCCAAAGAGGATTCCCAAGGATTCAGCACGCTACCATTTCTTTCTGTATAAACATTCTCACGAAGGGGACTATCTCGAGTCCATAG tttttatttactCAATGCCTGGATACACATGCAGTATAAGAGAACGGATGCTGTATTCCAGCTGCAAGAGCCCCCTGCTGGAGATTGTAGAAAGACAACTGCAAATGGATGTAATAAGAAAG ATGGAAATAGACAATGGGGATGAGCTGACTGGAGACTTCCTGTATGAAGAAGTGCACCCCAAGCAGCACGCGCACAAGCAGAGCTTTGCAAAGCCAAAAGGTCCTGCTGGAAAAAGAGGCATCCGAAGACTGATTCGGGGTCCAGCTGAAACTGAAGCCACTGCTGATTAA